One region of Emys orbicularis isolate rEmyOrb1 chromosome 4, rEmyOrb1.hap1, whole genome shotgun sequence genomic DNA includes:
- the LOC135877944 gene encoding platelet glycoprotein Ib alpha chain-like, whose product MLCPTSPHLALLALLSVAGAVGPGEPCPSEMNLIKDRLRVNCSGKGLSVVPLALPRNTGILLLSSNRLASVSTASFQHLPELAELDLSGNGLGALHTGPPLPLLQELVLSHNALGVLPTLQGLPALTHLALAHNNISGLLPGAFRDVQLLKDLNLRGNQLRTLPEEAFEGLAMLKDLDLSDNALEELPQGLLAGLKLDKLWLSGNQLRTLPSNFFPKEPIAYVYLAGNPWRCDCGLAYLRGWIADNDFSIYIQEQRSDGVLTENDPQSPVCDEPLRHHGSPVLEFKQACGKAGDTDLDIDGTMTEEGTPVPSATVPSTTLPPTTPIPPTTASSTTLPPTTPVPHTTAPSSTQPPTTPVPPTIAPSTTQPPTTPVPPTTAPSTTQPSTTPVPPSTAPSTTQPPTTPVPPTIAPSTTQPPTTPVPPTTSSSTTLPPTTTMPPTTAPELAPPRLPSTPMTPTTSLIPSPPFHTSPLHITPCHQPPPPNGAPRLCTCPTPPPAMPVAGRQQGREGPQWGHWVLAHCCLLHLALYLASLLLLLLPMLALLGWMGWVYLGWYRPALRSPPGARLVRYQLLRKGEGAAPPMMHLSSFKSLIEPPTFCTTKELRIHRDPPVPSFRRVTRRLLSVGGLGPWRAPSAYSLDRGEAAIGAVRVKYSTTTL is encoded by the coding sequence ATGCTgtgccccacctcacctcacctagccctcctggccctgctctctgtGGCTGGCGCTGTGGGTCCAGGGGAGCCATGCCCGTCCGAGATGAACCTGATCAAGGACCGACTGCGGGTGAACTGCTCCGGAAAGGGGCTCAGCGTGGTGCCACTTGCCCTGCCCAGGAACACCGGCATCCTGCTGCTCAGCTCCAACCGCCTGGCGTCCGTCTCCACTGCCTCCTTCCAGCACCTCCCTGAGTTGGCTGAGCTGGACCTGTCAGGCAATGGACTGGGTGCGCTGCACACTGGGCCCCCCCTGCCCTTGCTGCAGGAGCTGGtcctgtcccacaatgccctgggGGTGCTGCCCACACTGCAGGGCCTGCCTGCCCTCACCCACCTGGCCCTGGCTCACAACAACATTTCAGGGCTGCTGCCAGGGGCCTTCCGGGATGTGCAGCTGCTGAAGGATCTGAATCTACGGGGGAACCAGCTGCGGACGCTGCCAGAAGAGGCCTTTGAGGGCCTGGCCATGTTGAAGGACCTGGATCTGTCTGATAACGCCCTggaggagctgccgcaggggctGTTGGCTGGGCTGAAGCTGGATAAGCTGTGGCTGTCAGGGAACCAGCTCCGCACTCTGCCCAGCAACTTCTTCCCCAAGGAGCCCATAGCCTATGTCTACCTAGCAGGGAACCCCTGGCGCTGTGACTGTGGCCTGGCCTATCTGCGGGGCTGGATCGCAGACAACGACTTCAGCATCTACATCCAGGAGCAGAGGTCAGATGGGGTGCTGACTGAGAATGATCCCCAGAGCCCCGTGTGCGATGAGCCCCTCAGACACCACGGGAGCCCTGTCCTCGAGTTCAAGCAGGCCTGCGGCAAAGCAGGGGACACAGACTTGGATATCGATGGGACAATGACAGAGGAGGGAACCCCAGTGCCCTCTGCTACTGTCCCCTccaccaccctgcccccaaccacCCCTATACCCCCCACTACTGCCTCCTccaccaccctgcccccaaccacTCCCGTGCCCCACACtactgccccctcctccacccaaccCCCAACCACTCCCGTGCCCCCCACtattgccccctccaccacccagcCCCCAACCACTCCCGTGCCCCCCACtactgccccctccaccacccagcCCTCAACCACCCCTGTGCCTCCCTCTacagccccctccaccacccagcCCCCAACCACTCCTGTGCCCCCCACtattgccccctccaccacccagcCCCCAACCACTCCTGTGCCCCCCACTACTTCTTCCTccaccaccctgcccccaaccaccaccatgcCCCCCACTACTGCCCCAGAACTTGCACCCCCAcggctccccagcacccccatgaCTCCCACCACCTCCCTTATCCCCTCGCCTCCCTTCCATACCAGCCCTCTCCACATCAccccctgccaccagccacccCCTCCGAATGGGGCTCCCCGCCTCTGCacatgccccaccccacccccagcgatGCCCGTGGCTGGGcgtcagcagggcagggagggcccacagtggggccactgggtgCTAGCCCATTGCTGCCTGCTGCACCTGGCGCTCTACCTGgcctccttgctgctgctgctgctgcccatgctggctCTCTTGGGCTGGATGGGCTGGGTATATCTGGGCTGGTATCGCCCAGCTCTGAGGAGTCCCCCGGGGGCACGGCTGGTGCGGTACCAGCTgctgagaaagggggagggggcagcacccccCATGATGCATCTTAGCAGCTTCAAGAGCCTCATAGAGCCCCCAACCTTCTGCACCACCAAGGAGCTGCGGATCCACCGCGACCCCCCTGTGCCCTCCTTCCGACGTGTTACCAGGAGGCTgctgagtgtgggggggctgggcccctGGCGAGCTCCCTCCGCCTACAGCCTAGACAGGGGGGAAGCAGCTATCGGGGCTGTCAGGGTGAAATATTCAACCACCACCCTCTAA
- the LOC135877946 gene encoding platelet glycoprotein Ib alpha chain-like has protein sequence MDAGDERWVRTMLCPTSPHLAILALLSVAGAVGPGEPCPSEMNLIKDRLRVNCSGRGLSVVPLALPRNTGILLLSTNRLASELVLSHNALGVLPTLQGLPALTRLALAHNNISGLLPGAFRDVGQLQELNLRGNQLRTLPEEAFEGLAMLKDLDLSDNALEELPQGLLAGLELDTLRLSGNQLRTLPSGFFPEEHMFAFIFLAGTPGAVTVAWPICGAGSLRTETASTLRSRGQTVY, from the exons ATGGATGCAGGAGACGAGCGGTGGGTGCGG ACCATGCTgtgccccacctcacctcacctagccatcctggccctgctctctgtGGCTGGCGCTGTGGGTCCAGGGGAGCCATGCCCGTCCGAGATGAACCTGATCAAGGACCGACTGCGGGTGAACTGCTCTGGGCGGGGGCTCAGCGTGGTGCCACTTGCCCTGCCCAGGAACACCGGCATCCTGCTGCTCAGCACCAACCGCCTGGCGTCC GAGCTGGtcctgtcccacaatgccctgggGGTGCTGCCCACACTGCAGGGCCTGCCTGCCCTCACCCGCCTGGCCCTGGCTCACAACAACATTTCAGGGCTGCTGCCAGGGGCCTTCCGGGATGTGGGGCAGCTGCAGGAGCTGAATCTACGGGGGAACCAGCTGCGGACGCTGCCAGAAGAGGCCTTTGAGGGCCTGGCCATGTTGAAGGACCTGGACCTGTCTGATAACGCCCTggaggagctgccgcaggggctgttggctgggctggagctggacACACTGAGGCTGTCTGGAAACCAGCTCCGCACTCTGCCCAGCGGCTTCTTCCCCGAGGAGCACATGTTTGCCTTCATCTTCCTGGCAGGGACCCCTGGCGCTGTGACTGTGGCCTGGCCTATCTGCGGGGCTGGATCGCTGAGAACAGAGACAGCATCTACATTGAGGAGCAGGGGCCAGACGGTCTACTGA